The nucleotide window TCTCTTCGTAGAGCTGGGTGTTGTGGCCGAGAAAGCCATGCTCGAAGATCGCTTCTCCGTGGTCCGCGGTGACTACCACGACCGTCCGCTCGTCGAGGCATTCCAAGAGCTTTCCCACCAGGTCATCGACATAAGCGAGGTTGCCTTCGTACAGAGCTCCGACGCGGGCCTTGACTTCCGGAGACGGAGGGTCTCGGTTCAAGTCGTCGAGGACGGAAGCATCGGACATACCGCCTGGATAGGCGGTTGCCGGTCCGAAACGGGTGTCGAAAGGCGGTGGCGGATTGTAGGGAAAATGCGGCTCGCGAAAATGAACGTAAGCAAAGAACCGCTCATCACGGTGCTCGGCGAGCCAACTCCGGAAAGCTTTCACGACCGAATCGCCGTGGCCGGTGTAATCCTCGAGCTCGGTCACGGGGAGAAACTCCTCGAAGCCGCGGTCGAGGCCAAAGGCACGGGAGACGACGGCGTTTCCCGCGAACGCCGCGGTTCGAAACCCGGCGTCGGTGAAGATCGCGGAAACGGTCGGCACGTCGTCTCGCAAACGATCGGCGAACGTGACGATCTGGTGGCGTTCCGGATACTGGCCGGTAAAGAGCGAGCCGATGGATGCGATCGTGTAGACCGCCTGGCTCACCGCCGTGTCGAAGACGACGCTCTCGCGCCCGAGCCGATCCAGAACCGGGGTCGTGTCGCGCTCGTGACCGTAGAGCCCGGTTCGGAGCGCGTTGGCTCCGTCGAGTACGATGACCACGATGTTGAAATCGTCGAAGGCCGGCGAATTCGTCGGTCTCGCGACCGCAGGCTTGTGAGTCAGGATCTCGGAGCGCACGAGAATCGGATCGTGTGCCGCCTCGAGACTGACCTCGACGGGAGCGGCCGAGTCGAGCGCCTCTTCCCACGTCGTTACTTCCGCCTCGGCAACGACCGTATGCTCTCGGCTCACCGCGGGGGAGCGAATGGTTACCCGGACCCCGGAGCCGCGGGCCGCCGCGAGCCGAGGGCTATGGTCCGAGCCGAGTCGCAGACGCAACCGAGCCGGTGTGCCCCCCTCATGAAAGAAGGAAATCGACCCGCCCGCGGGAATGAACAAGGCGTCGTCCACCCTTGCGAACGGCCCGGGACGCCCAGCAACCGGGGAAAGGCCGTCGAAAGAGACGTCGAACCGATAGAAGGCGACCGCCAGCCGGCGTCGGTCGGCCGATGCCCGAGTCGGATCGCCCGCGTAACGAAAACGAAGCCCGACCTCGTTCCCGCCGGCGCGAAGCTCCAGCTCGCGAGGATAGCGGTCACGCCCGGCACGCAGCTCAATAGGAGGAAGCTCCTCGCCGTTCAAGGTGATGCCAATGAACTGCGTCGGGCTCCCCTCGGCGCGGAAGGGCTCGACTTCGAACCACGCCAGGTGCTTTCCCTCACGCGGACTCTCGAAGCGGAAGCTCGCCTCTTCGGAAACGGCCCACCGCAGAGAGTTGCCATCCGGCGCCACCTCGCCGTACGACCAGCCCTCGCCCAGAAGCGGCAGCGCTTGCGGAACCCCGAACTCGACGAGAATGCCGTCCCACTTCTTCTCGATGTGGGTGAGCTCGGAAGCGACGTACTCGGAGTCGCGCTC belongs to Vicinamibacteria bacterium and includes:
- a CDS encoding sulfatase, whose protein sequence is MRQDPLVVLALLTLGACAERDSEYVASELTHIEKKWDGILVEFGVPQALPLLGEGWSYGEVAPDGNSLRWAVSEEASFRFESPREGKHLAWFEVEPFRAEGSPTQFIGITLNGEELPPIELRAGRDRYPRELELRAGGNEVGLRFRYAGDPTRASADRRRLAVAFYRFDVSFDGLSPVAGRPGPFARVDDALFIPAGGSISFFHEGGTPARLRLRLGSDHSPRLAAARGSGVRVTIRSPAVSREHTVVAEAEVTTWEEALDSAAPVEVSLEAAHDPILVRSEILTHKPAVARPTNSPAFDDFNIVVIVLDGANALRTGLYGHERDTTPVLDRLGRESVVFDTAVSQAVYTIASIGSLFTGQYPERHQIVTFADRLRDDVPTVSAIFTDAGFRTAAFAGNAVVSRAFGLDRGFEEFLPVTELEDYTGHGDSVVKAFRSWLAEHRDERFFAYVHFREPHFPYNPPPPFDTRFGPATAYPGGMSDASVLDDLNRDPPSPEVKARVGALYEGNLAYVDDLVGKLLECLDERTVVVVTADHGEAIFEHGFLGHNTQLYEESIRVPLVIRVPRVPPRRVPGVVELLDLTPTLLEIGGLGDHPAREAMQGRSLLPLVLGTEEQAAPRPAFSRTLWDKPRYSVRNERYKLIWDSRTGHTELYDLAVDPAESRNIAGNGSLEERYLRHVLFTWFREQERLKAGEPPPDVSQMTERQRREVESLGYTQATRTK